The following coding sequences lie in one Arachis stenosperma cultivar V10309 chromosome 5, arast.V10309.gnm1.PFL2, whole genome shotgun sequence genomic window:
- the LOC130983118 gene encoding RING-H2 finger protein ATL46 — protein sequence MHQNWIFEHTHLKMAWIHHHIQQKDGYLSYYYPPPPPLPPLLPPPYLSTPSTSSSASSSSSSSSPSSGTRISPAVLFIIVILAVLFFISGVLHLLVRFLMKHPSSSASAQSNRNHEISTSDALQRQLQQLFHLHDSGLDQAFIDALPVFQYKEIVGLKEPFDCAVCLCEFSEKDNLRLLPMCSHAFHISCIDTWLLSNSTCPLCRGTLLTPGFSMENPMFDFDDMREDEGWPCDGENGFTNRQKKAVVEEINDEKRGIFPVRLGKFRKMDVESGEEGVVVGETSSSNLDARRCFSMGSYQYVVANSELRIALNHDRSDHKLRLAAEGKQHSEKAALEGDMDAKNIRSVSKGESFSVSKIWLWPKKGKFSSSSEAHIGMPSYLNSDMPRMREAEAA from the coding sequence ATGCACCAAAATTGGATTTTTGAGCACACCCATTTGAAGATGGCATGGATTCACCACCATATTCAACAAAAAGATGGTTACTTGAGCTACTACTaccctccaccaccaccactaccaCCACTATTACCGCCACCATATTTGTCCACACCTTCAACATCTTCTTCagcttcatcttcatcttcatcttcatcaccATCTTCTGGTACTAGGATTAGTCCTGCTGTTCTTTTCATCATAGTAATTCTTGcagttttattcttcatctctGGTGTCCTCCATCTGCTTGTTAGATTTCTCATGAAGCACCCTTCTTCATCTGCATCTGCTCAATCTAATAGAAACCATGAGATTTCAACCTCTGATGCACTACAAAGACAATTACAGCAGCTTTTCCATCTGCATGATTCTGGTTTGGATCAGGCCTTCATCGACGCTCTTCCGGTTTTTCAGTATAAGGAGATTGTGGGGCTGAAGGAACCATTTGATTGTGCTGTTTGTCTGTGTGAGTTTTCTGAGAAGGATAACCTCAGGTTGTTGCCTATGTGCAGCCACGCCTTTCACATAAGTTGTATAGACACATGGCTTCTTTCGAATTCCACTTGCCCTCTTTGTAGAGGGACACTCCTTACTCCGGGGTTTTCGATGGAGAATCCAATGTTTGATTTTGATGATATGAGGGAAGATGAAGGGTGGCCTTGTGATGGTGAAAATGGATTTACAAATAGGCAGAAGAAAGCTGTAGTTGAAGAAATCAATGATGAGAAAAGGGGAATTTTCCCCGTAAGGCTCGGTAAATTCCGGAAGATGGATGTGGAGTCTGGTGAGGAGGGTGTAGTAGTAGGAGAGACAAGTAGCAGTAATTTGGATGCAAGAAGGTGTTTTTCAATGGGATCTTATCAGTATGTTGTGGCCAATTCAGAACTCAGGATAGCCTTGAATCATGACCGGAGTGATCACAAATTGAGGCTTGCTGCTGAAGGAAAACAACATTCTGAGAAGGCTGCATTGGAAGGGGATATGGATGCAAAGAATATTAGGAGTGTGAGTAAAGGTGAGAGCTTTTCAGTGTCCAAAATCTGGTTGTGGCCAAAGAAGGGAAAGTTTTCAAGTTCTTCCGAGGCTCATATTGGCATGCCTTCTTATCTTAATTCAGACATGCCTAGGATGAGGGAAGCAGAAGCAGCATGA